In Nodosilinea sp. PGN35, one DNA window encodes the following:
- a CDS encoding form I ribulose bisphosphate carboxylase large subunit codes for MSYSQTTTQSKAGYSAGVKDYKLTYYTPDYTPKDTDILAAFRMTPQPGVPPEECAAAVAAESSTGTWTTVWTDLLTDMDRYKGRCYDIEPVPGEDNQYICYVAYPLDLFEEGSVTNLLTSLVGNVFGFKALRALRLEDLRIPVAYLKTFQGPPHGIQVERDRLNKYGRPLLGCTIKPKLGLSAKNYGRAVYECLRGGLDFTKDDENINSQPFQRWRDRFLFVADAIHKSQAETGEIKGHYLNVTAATCEEMIKRAEYAKELNMPIIMHDFLTGGFTANTSLAHWCRDNGVLLHIHRAMHAVIDRQKNHGIHFRVLAKCLRMSGGDHIHTGTVVGKLEGDRAGTLGFVDLLRENYIEQDKSRGIYFTQDWASMGGVMAVASGGIHVWHMPALVEIFGDDSVLQFGGGTLGHPWGNAPGATANRVALEACVQARNEGRDLAREGGDIIREACKWSPELAAACELWKEIKFEFDTVDTI; via the coding sequence ATGTCTTACTCTCAGACGACGACTCAATCAAAAGCTGGATACAGCGCCGGGGTTAAGGACTACAAACTGACCTACTACACCCCGGACTACACGCCCAAAGATACCGACATCCTGGCGGCGTTTCGGATGACCCCCCAGCCCGGTGTGCCGCCCGAAGAGTGCGCCGCTGCTGTGGCCGCTGAATCTTCCACCGGTACCTGGACCACGGTGTGGACCGACCTCTTGACCGACATGGATCGCTACAAGGGGCGCTGCTACGACATCGAGCCCGTGCCCGGCGAAGACAACCAGTACATCTGCTACGTGGCCTACCCCCTCGACCTGTTTGAGGAAGGCTCGGTCACCAACCTGCTGACCTCCCTGGTGGGCAACGTGTTTGGCTTCAAGGCCCTGCGCGCCCTGCGTCTCGAAGACCTGCGGATTCCCGTGGCCTATCTGAAGACCTTCCAGGGGCCTCCCCACGGCATTCAGGTAGAGCGCGATCGCCTCAACAAGTACGGTCGTCCCCTGCTGGGCTGCACCATCAAGCCCAAGCTGGGTCTATCGGCTAAGAACTATGGCCGCGCCGTGTACGAGTGCCTGCGCGGTGGTCTCGACTTCACCAAAGACGACGAGAACATCAACTCCCAGCCCTTCCAGCGGTGGCGCGATCGCTTCCTGTTTGTGGCCGACGCCATCCACAAGTCCCAGGCTGAAACCGGTGAGATCAAGGGTCACTACCTGAACGTCACCGCCGCCACTTGCGAAGAGATGATCAAGCGGGCTGAGTACGCCAAAGAACTCAACATGCCCATCATCATGCACGACTTCTTGACCGGCGGCTTTACCGCCAATACCAGCCTGGCTCACTGGTGCCGCGACAACGGTGTGCTGCTGCACATTCACCGCGCCATGCACGCGGTCATCGACCGCCAGAAGAACCACGGTATCCACTTCCGCGTGCTGGCCAAGTGCCTGCGCATGTCCGGTGGTGACCACATCCACACCGGTACCGTTGTGGGCAAACTGGAGGGCGATCGCGCCGGCACCCTGGGCTTCGTTGACCTGCTGCGCGAAAACTACATCGAGCAGGACAAGTCTCGCGGCATCTACTTCACCCAAGACTGGGCCTCCATGGGCGGCGTCATGGCCGTAGCCTCCGGTGGTATCCACGTGTGGCACATGCCCGCGCTGGTGGAAATCTTCGGCGACGACTCCGTGCTCCAGTTTGGTGGTGGTACTCTGGGCCACCCCTGGGGTAACGCGCCTGGTGCTACCGCTAACCGCGTGGCCCTCGAAGCCTGCGTTCAGGCCCGTAACGAAGGCCGCGACCTGGCCCGCGAAGGTGGCGACATCATCCGCGAAGCCTGCAAGTGGTCGCCTGAACTGGCTGCCGCCTGCGAACTGTGGAAGGAAATCAAGTTCGAGTTTGACACCGTTGACACCATCTAA
- a CDS encoding chaperonin family protein RbcX yields the protein MDLKQTAKDTAKVLTSYLTFQAVKTVLNQLKETNPARAYWLNAFSTKEALQDGEAYLSALLEESADLAIRVMTVRQHIAEGICEFLPEMVVTSIQQANMEHRRQHLERITQLGDAEHTVDSELVEDTDVPQESTADADPSPE from the coding sequence ATGGACCTTAAGCAAACGGCTAAAGACACCGCCAAGGTGCTCACTAGCTACCTGACGTTTCAGGCTGTGAAAACGGTGCTGAACCAGCTCAAGGAAACCAACCCCGCCCGCGCCTATTGGCTCAACGCGTTCTCAACTAAAGAGGCCCTTCAGGATGGCGAAGCCTACCTGAGTGCCTTACTGGAAGAGAGCGCCGACCTAGCAATCCGCGTGATGACCGTACGGCAGCACATCGCGGAGGGTATCTGCGAGTTTTTGCCCGAAATGGTGGTCACGAGCATCCAGCAGGCCAATATGGAACACCGCCGCCAGCATTTAGAGCGCATTACTCAGCTGGGAGATGCCGAGCACACCGTGGATTCAGAACTGGTTGAGGACACCGATGTCCCGCAGGAATCTACGGCTGACGCTGACCCCTCCCCTGAGTAG
- a CDS encoding ribulose bisphosphate carboxylase small subunit, whose protein sequence is MKTLPKERRFETMSYLPPLSDSQIERQIAYILKQGYFPAVEFNEASNPEEYYWTMWKLPLFNATSTQEVLSEVQACRSEYSNCYIRVVGFDNVKQCQIASFIVHKPGASSSGYRY, encoded by the coding sequence ATGAAAACTCTGCCCAAAGAGCGTCGTTTTGAAACGATGTCCTACTTGCCCCCTCTGAGCGATTCTCAAATCGAGCGCCAGATTGCCTACATCCTCAAGCAGGGCTATTTCCCCGCTGTGGAATTCAACGAAGCCTCGAACCCCGAGGAGTACTACTGGACCATGTGGAAGCTGCCCCTGTTCAACGCTACCTCTACCCAGGAAGTGCTGAGCGAAGTGCAGGCCTGCCGCTCGGAGTACTCGAACTGCTACATCCGCGTCGTGGGCTTTGACAACGTCAAGCAGTGCCAGATCGCTAGCTTCATCGTGCACAAGCCCGGCGCTAGCAGCAGCGGCTACCGCTACTAA
- a CDS encoding TetR/AcrR family transcriptional regulator codes for MATKVDRTSPRQTRDAEATKAEILDAAEEEFAKFGFSGAKTEAIAAKTGVTKAMIYYHFGSKEELYKAVIQRPAEDFVNSFGDLELETMPPEEALKTVIKVAIAHEVSHPHYGQVLLHEAMQNQGKHFKLTGWINPITRVIAVVERGMKEGVFRPVDPFLAVIHIMGICTFYHNAQANMRNVQPDYEWFTPEAIERFTESAIAMVLAGLKA; via the coding sequence TTGGCCACAAAAGTTGATCGAACCTCGCCCCGGCAAACCCGCGATGCTGAAGCCACCAAGGCTGAAATCTTAGATGCGGCGGAGGAAGAATTTGCCAAGTTTGGCTTTAGCGGGGCTAAAACCGAGGCGATCGCGGCCAAAACCGGCGTCACCAAGGCCATGATCTACTACCACTTTGGCAGCAAAGAAGAACTCTACAAAGCGGTCATCCAGCGCCCCGCCGAAGATTTTGTCAATTCCTTTGGCGACCTGGAGCTGGAAACCATGCCGCCCGAGGAAGCGCTAAAAACGGTGATCAAGGTGGCGATCGCCCACGAAGTCAGCCATCCCCACTACGGTCAGGTACTGCTGCACGAAGCGATGCAGAACCAGGGTAAACATTTCAAACTGACCGGTTGGATCAATCCCATCACCCGAGTCATTGCAGTCGTAGAACGCGGCATGAAAGAAGGTGTGTTTCGCCCAGTGGATCCTTTTTTGGCCGTGATTCACATCATGGGGATTTGCACCTTCTACCACAACGCCCAGGCCAATATGCGCAACGTACAGCCTGACTACGAGTGGTTTACCCCAGAGGCGATTGAACGCTTTACCGAATCGGCAATCGCCATGGTGCTCGCCGGTTTAAAGGCATAA
- the psbA gene encoding photosystem II q(b) protein: protein MTTTLQRRERASLWEQFCNWVVSTENRLYVGWFGVLMLPTLLAATTCFVIAFMAAPPVDIDGIREPVAGSLLYGNNIISGAVVPSSNAIGLHFYPIWEAASLDEWLYNGGPYQLVIFHFLIGVFCYMGREWELSYRLGMRPWICVAYSAPVAAATAVFLIYPIGQGSFSDGMPLGISGTFNFMLVFQAEHNILMHPFHMLGVAGVFGGALISAMHGSLVTSTLVRETTENESQNYGYRFGQEEETYNIVAAHGYFGRLVGRTNEILLGVNANSRSLHFFMAAWPVVGIWFTALGISTMAFNLNGFNFNQSILDAQGRVIGTWADVINRANLGMEVMHERNAHNFPLDLAAEGEAIPVALVAPDLIS, encoded by the coding sequence ATGACGACTACCTTGCAGCGGCGCGAGCGCGCCAGTCTGTGGGAGCAGTTTTGCAACTGGGTCGTCAGCACCGAGAACCGACTCTATGTGGGTTGGTTTGGCGTGCTGATGCTGCCTACGCTGCTGGCTGCAACCACTTGTTTTGTGATTGCCTTTATGGCCGCGCCCCCGGTGGATATTGACGGCATTCGAGAACCTGTGGCGGGCTCTTTGCTCTACGGCAACAACATAATTTCGGGTGCCGTGGTGCCTTCGTCGAATGCGATCGGCCTACATTTTTACCCGATCTGGGAGGCGGCCTCTCTGGATGAGTGGCTGTACAACGGCGGCCCCTACCAACTGGTGATTTTCCACTTTTTGATTGGGGTGTTTTGCTACATGGGGCGCGAGTGGGAGCTGAGCTACCGCCTGGGCATGCGTCCCTGGATCTGCGTGGCCTATTCTGCCCCCGTGGCCGCCGCCACCGCCGTATTTTTGATCTACCCGATTGGTCAGGGATCTTTTTCGGATGGGATGCCCCTGGGCATTTCGGGCACCTTCAACTTCATGCTGGTGTTTCAGGCGGAGCACAATATTTTGATGCATCCGTTTCACATGCTGGGGGTGGCCGGGGTGTTTGGCGGGGCGCTGATTTCAGCCATGCACGGCTCGCTGGTGACCTCTACCCTGGTGCGAGAAACCACCGAAAACGAGTCGCAAAACTACGGCTACCGCTTTGGCCAGGAAGAAGAAACCTACAACATCGTGGCCGCCCACGGCTACTTTGGCCGCCTGGTGGGGCGCACCAATGAGATTTTGCTGGGGGTGAATGCCAACAGCCGCAGCCTGCACTTCTTCATGGCCGCCTGGCCGGTGGTGGGCATCTGGTTTACGGCCCTGGGCATTAGCACCATGGCGTTTAACCTCAACGGGTTTAACTTCAACCAGTCGATTCTCGATGCCCAAGGCCGGGTGATTGGCACCTGGGCCGATGTGATCAACCGGGCCAACCTGGGTATGGAAGTGATGCACGAGCGCAATGCCCACAA